One genomic window of Nicotiana sylvestris chromosome 10, ASM39365v2, whole genome shotgun sequence includes the following:
- the LOC138879194 gene encoding uncharacterized protein: MKGVMRLGKKGKWIPRFIGPFEVLRRTGEVSYELSLPPSLSSVHPVFHVSMLRKYIRDPSHILDFSTVQLDGDLTYDVQPTAILERQVRTLRSKDIASVKVQWRGWPVEEATWETKREMQSRYPHLFEALDSGATGPVTEG, from the coding sequence atgaagggtgttatgagattagggaagaagggtaaatggattcctcgattcattgggcctttcgaAGTGCTTAGGAGGACTGGGGAGGTGTcttatgagctttctttgccacccagcttgtcgagtgtgcatccggtatttcacgtttctatgctccggaagtatattagggatccgtctcatattctagattttagcacggttcagctGGATGGTGACTTGACTTATGATGTCCAGccaacagctattttggagcgtcaggttcgaacgttgaggtcaaaggatatagcttcagtgaaagtgcagtggagaggttggcccgtggaggaggctacttgggaaacCAAAagagagatgcagagcagatatcctcacctgtttgaggctttag